The genomic segment GGGCAAGAGCACCCTGTTCAACGCGCTGACCAAGAACGACGTGCTCGCCGCGAACTACCCGTTCGCCACCATCGAGCCGAACGTCGGCGTGGTCGGGCTGCCCGACGAGCGGCTGGCCAAGCTGGCCGAGATCTTCTCCTCGCAGAAGGTGCTGCCGGCGCCGGTCTCGTTCGTCGACATCGCCGGCCTGGTCCGGGGCGCCTCCAAGGGGCAGGGGCGGGGCAACGCGTTCCTCGCCAACATCCGCGACGCCTCGGCGATCTGCCAGGTGGTGCGCGCCTTCTCCGACCCGAACGTGGTGCACGTCGACGGCAAGGTCTCCCCGGCCGACGACATCGAGACGATCAACACCGAGCTGATCCTGGCCGACATCCAGACGCTGGAGAAGGCGCTGCCCCGGCTGGAGAAGGAGGCCAAGCTCCGCAAGGACCGGGCCGCCGCCGTCGAGGCCGCCAAGAAGGCGGTCAAGGTCCTGGACAACGGCGTGACCCTGTACGCGGGCGCCGCCGCCGCGAAGGTCGAGCTGGAGCACCTGCGTGAGCTGCACCTGCTCACCACCAAGCCGTTCCTCTACGTCTTCAACGTCGACGAGGCCGAGCTGGGCAACGAGGAGTTCCTCGACGAGCTGCGCGGCCTGGTCGCGCCCGCCGAGGCGATCTTCATGGACGCCAAGATCGAGTCCGAGCTGGTCGACCTGCCCGAGGACGAGGCCCGCGAGCTGCTGGAGTCGATCGGGCAGTCCGAGCCCGGCCTGAACCAGCTCGTCCGGGTGGGCTTCCGGACGCTCGGGCTCCAGACGTACCTGACCGCCGGCCCCAAGGAGGCGCGGGCCTGGACCGTCCCGGTCGGCGCGACCGCGCCGGAGGCCGCCGGGGTGATCCACAGCGACTTCCAGCGCGGCTTCATCAAGGCCGAGGTGGTCTCCTACAACGACCTGGTCGAGGCCGGATCGATGGCGGCGGCGAAGGCCGCCGGCAAGGTCCGGATCGAGGGCAAGGAGTACGTCATGCAGGACGGCGACGTGGTGGAGTTCCGCTTCAACGTCTGATTTGATTCTGGACTGAGCGCTGCATCAGCAGGATCATCGAGCAGTTGGCTGCTCGTGCAAGGATGCTCCGATGGAACCGGCGACATCGGCGGACGACGTTTGGCGCGCGCTCATGGAGGACACGCAGGGCTGGTGGGTGGATGATCCGGTCTTCCGGGCAGCCTATGAGCACCCCACGTTGCGCGCCCTCTTCCCCATGGCAACGCACGGGACGATCAAGTTCTTCAGGACCGCTTGGAGCTGGCCCGATACCCCTGCCCACGATCTGCCCCTCATCGCCTGCGGCGGCCCTCCCTACCAGGTCATTTCCGCCGGTTATGAGCGGATCATCGGCTTGGCCGCAACGGCGGAAGAAGCCGCAGAGCTGGTAGTCGAGAACCTGCCGCCGGCCCCGGTGATTCCCGGCTCGACGTGTGCAATGCCGTCAGGCGGCGACCAGCGCTGACCGCCCGCAACGCCCTGCCAGCAGGCCGTGAGTCCTGTTCCCGCTGCTGGCGACCCGTGGCGTCCTTGGTTCCGCTTCGACGTCTGAA from the Micromonospora sp. WMMA1947 genome contains:
- a CDS encoding DUF6193 family natural product biosynthesis protein, with amino-acid sequence MEPATSADDVWRALMEDTQGWWVDDPVFRAAYEHPTLRALFPMATHGTIKFFRTAWSWPDTPAHDLPLIACGGPPYQVISAGYERIIGLAATAEEAAELVVENLPPAPVIPGSTCAMPSGGDQR
- the ychF gene encoding redox-regulated ATPase YchF, with the protein product MSLTIGIVGLPNVGKSTLFNALTKNDVLAANYPFATIEPNVGVVGLPDERLAKLAEIFSSQKVLPAPVSFVDIAGLVRGASKGQGRGNAFLANIRDASAICQVVRAFSDPNVVHVDGKVSPADDIETINTELILADIQTLEKALPRLEKEAKLRKDRAAAVEAAKKAVKVLDNGVTLYAGAAAAKVELEHLRELHLLTTKPFLYVFNVDEAELGNEEFLDELRGLVAPAEAIFMDAKIESELVDLPEDEARELLESIGQSEPGLNQLVRVGFRTLGLQTYLTAGPKEARAWTVPVGATAPEAAGVIHSDFQRGFIKAEVVSYNDLVEAGSMAAAKAAGKVRIEGKEYVMQDGDVVEFRFNV